In Porites lutea chromosome 7, jaPorLute2.1, whole genome shotgun sequence, a single window of DNA contains:
- the LOC140944180 gene encoding uncharacterized protein, which yields MDVPTDPNNIHFRDLLDAMGLVQHVKQPTHIHGHTLDLIITRQSDDFTAEEPLFDRFIFDHVAVICSLRTRRPVVELKHAEYRKLKSIDSVLFAEDIRNSTLYIDLPDNLDKLVNCYNTTLSSLLNKQSPMQSRKMRNRPKPPWFDDEIMQARGDRRKAEK from the coding sequence ATGGATGTGCCTACTGATCCCAATAACATACACTTCAGAGATCTTTTAGACGCGATGGGTCTTGTCCAACATGTGAAGCAACCTACCCATATACACGGCCACACCCTAGATCTCATCATTACGCGCCAATCTGATGACTTCACTGCTGAAGAGCCGCTATTTGACAGATTTATCTTTGATCATGTTGCCGTGATATGTAGTTTAAGGACACGTAGACCAGTAGTAGAACTGAAGCATGCTGAATACAGGAAGTTGAAGTCTATTGATTCTGTACTATTCGCTGAGGACATTCGCAATTCTACTTTGTATATAGATCTCCCTGACAACTTGGACAAACTAGTTAATTGCTACAACACGACGCTGTCATCACTACTAAACAAGCAATCCCCGATGCAATCGCGGAAAATGAGAAATAGGCCCAAGCCGCCTTGGTTTGATGATGAGATTATGCAGGCAAGGGGCGACAGACGGAAAGCTGAGAAATAG